The Clostridium sporogenes region ATAGAAAGAACTTTTCATTCTTCCTTCTATTTTAAAAGAATCTATACCACTTTGAACTAATTCTGGTATGTGCTCTATCATACACATATCCTTTGAATTCATTATATATGTTCCTTTATCATCTTCAACTACAGGGAAATACTCCCCTTCTCTTTTTTCTTCCATTAAATAATATTTATATCTACAAGGTTGTGCACATGCTCCTCTGTTAGAATCTCTCCCTGTCATATAATTAGATAGGAGACATCTGCCAGAATAAGACATACACATGGACCCATGAACAAAAGCTTCTAATTCACAATCTTTTTCTATTTTCTCTCTTATAGTTTTTATTTCTTCTAGAGTTAGTTCCCTTGCTAATACAGTTCTTTTAACACCTTGTTTATACCAAAAATCTATAGTTTTAAAATTAACTGTATTTGCTTGAGTACTTAAATGTATTTCTAAATTTGGTACAGTTTCTCTTGCAGTCATAATAATTCCCGGGTCTGAAACTATTATAGCATCTACATTAAACTCATATAATTTTTTTAAATACTCTTCTAATCCGTTAAAATCTTCGTTACGAGGGAACACATTTATTGTAACATGAACCTTTCTACCTCTATCATGAGCATATTTTATCCCCTCTTGAAGCTCTTCATCTGTGAAATTGTCTGCAAAGGCTCTTAAATTTAATCTGCTACCA contains the following coding sequences:
- a CDS encoding peptidase U32 family protein; its protein translation is MLNIKKPELLAPAGNLEKLKTAINFGADAVYLGGSRLNLRAFADNFTDEELQEGIKYAHDRGRKVHVTINVFPRNEDFNGLEEYLKKLYEFNVDAIIVSDPGIIMTARETVPNLEIHLSTQANTVNFKTIDFWYKQGVKRTVLARELTLEEIKTIREKIEKDCELEAFVHGSMCMSYSGRCLLSNYMTGRDSNRGACAQPCRYKYYLMEEKREGEYFPVVEDDKGTYIMNSKDMCMIEHIPELVQSGIDSFKIEGRMKSSFYVATVVKAYREAIDAYFKDPENYTFKERWMDYLKKASHRAYFTGFYFNDPNKQLHESSSYIRTCDIVGIVKEFNEETMEAIVEQRNKVLDGDELEVLRPKGPIFKINIANMRDKNDKKIESAPSAQMIFKINTDIRLKENDILIKNK